One Calothrix sp. PCC 6303 genomic window carries:
- a CDS encoding recombinase family protein: MVIYAYLRVSTDHQDLHNQRHGILEYANVHSLSPIQFVEDTVSGREKWESRGIGLLLTETAIATDIIIFSEVSRMARSTLQVLEMLECCVRRGINVHIAKQGMVLDGSMQSRITATVLGLAAEIERELIVLRTTEALAKRKAEGKTLGRPKGRQSTHLKLDTREAEIRSYLNKGISKRSIAKLVDCSPSTLYDWLERKHLHSRSSVGAKL; this comes from the coding sequence ATGGTTATTTATGCTTATTTGAGAGTATCCACCGACCACCAAGACCTACACAACCAACGACATGGCATTTTAGAATATGCCAACGTACATTCTTTGAGTCCCATTCAGTTTGTAGAGGATACTGTTTCTGGGCGCGAGAAATGGGAGTCGCGGGGCATAGGACTACTACTAACAGAAACTGCGATCGCAACAGACATCATAATTTTCTCAGAAGTCAGTCGAATGGCACGCTCCACCCTACAAGTATTAGAAATGCTGGAGTGCTGCGTGCGTCGAGGAATCAACGTCCATATCGCCAAACAAGGTATGGTGCTTGATGGCTCGATGCAAAGCCGAATTACAGCAACGGTTTTAGGTTTGGCAGCAGAAATTGAGCGGGAATTAATTGTACTGAGAACCACCGAAGCCCTCGCCAAACGCAAAGCCGAAGGGAAAACTTTAGGACGACCCAAAGGACGACAATCGACACATTTAAAACTAGACACTCGTGAAGCAGAAATTCGCAGCTATCTAAACAAAGGTATTAGCAAGCGCTCAATCGCTAAACTGGTCGATTGTTCCCCCTCTACCCTCTACGATTGGTTGGAACGCAAGCATCTCCATTCACGCTCGTCCGTTGGGGCGAAATTATAG